In Fimbriimonadales bacterium, a genomic segment contains:
- a CDS encoding Ku protein, with translation MAKSIWKGVITFGMVSIPVKLYTAARSKDLSFNQIHTKCNSRIKYKKWCPTCEMEVPAEEIVKGYEYAKNQYVLLEEKDLENLPVPSKHAINVDAFVKSEDIDPVYYEKSYYLEPEAVGTKPYTLLKELLSKKNMQAIGKITIHERESLCSLRSYNGVLIMETLYYPDEISVPKKLDVELPEVEPKELEMASQLADYLFEEFHPEKYHDEYREKLQEAIQAKIQGKEFIVAEAPPAAPKVIDLMEALKASVESAKKEKKGKEKAG, from the coding sequence ATGGCTAAGTCAATTTGGAAAGGTGTAATTACATTCGGAATGGTGAGCATTCCAGTAAAACTTTATACAGCGGCGCGCTCTAAAGACCTCTCTTTCAATCAAATCCACACGAAATGCAACAGCAGAATTAAATATAAAAAATGGTGTCCGACGTGCGAAATGGAGGTTCCTGCCGAGGAAATCGTAAAGGGTTACGAATACGCGAAGAATCAGTATGTGCTCCTCGAAGAGAAGGATTTAGAGAACCTTCCCGTACCGAGCAAGCATGCGATTAATGTAGATGCGTTCGTAAAAAGCGAAGATATAGATCCCGTTTATTACGAGAAGAGTTATTACTTAGAGCCGGAAGCGGTGGGGACAAAGCCATACACATTGCTCAAAGAACTCCTTAGCAAAAAGAACATGCAGGCTATCGGTAAAATTACCATTCACGAAAGGGAGAGCCTATGCTCATTACGCTCTTACAATGGCGTATTGATTATGGAGACATTATATTATCCGGATGAAATAAGCGTGCCGAAAAAATTGGATGTAGAATTGCCCGAAGTAGAACCGAAAGAATTGGAAATGGCTTCTCAATTAGCGGATTACCTTTTCGAAGAGTTCCATCCAGAAAAATACCATGACGAATACCGAGAGAAACTTCAAGAAGCGATTCAAGCCAAAATCCAAGGCAAAGAGTTTATCGTTGCAGAAGCTCCACCTGCAGCACCTAAGGTCATTGACCTTATGGAGGCTTTGAAGGCGAGCGTCGAATCCGCTAAAAAGGAAAAGAAAGGCAAAGAGAAAGCAGGATAA
- a CDS encoding glycosyltransferase family 2 protein, which yields MEENPQRDCDLSIIVPAYNEEKTLGAVLDRLLALPICKEIIVVDDASTDSTPEIAKRYGDKIVYFRQPKNMGKGAAIRQGLTLAKGKATIIQDADLEYTPEEIPDVVKPILEGKADVVYGSRFKRGMHPNMALPNKLVNVMLVWAVRLLFFKKITDEATCYKAFRTSVLKKMNLECNRFEFCPEVTAKAIRMGLDIHEVPINYAPRSKKEGKKIRWTDGVEAFWTLLRHRFSKF from the coding sequence ATGGAAGAAAATCCCCAAAGAGACTGCGACCTTTCGATCATCGTCCCAGCCTATAACGAAGAAAAGACACTCGGGGCAGTTCTTGACAGACTTTTAGCGCTGCCTATCTGTAAAGAAATTATCGTTGTGGACGATGCTTCGACAGACTCTACGCCGGAGATTGCAAAAAGATACGGCGATAAAATTGTTTATTTTCGCCAGCCGAAAAATATGGGGAAGGGTGCCGCAATTCGGCAAGGCCTCACCCTTGCAAAAGGGAAGGCGACGATCATTCAAGACGCCGATTTGGAATACACCCCTGAGGAAATTCCTGACGTAGTAAAACCGATTTTGGAAGGGAAGGCGGATGTAGTTTACGGTTCTCGCTTCAAACGGGGAATGCATCCGAATATGGCGCTTCCTAATAAACTCGTGAATGTTATGTTGGTTTGGGCTGTTCGGTTGCTTTTCTTCAAAAAAATTACGGACGAGGCGACATGTTATAAAGCATTTCGCACTTCTGTTTTGAAAAAAATGAATCTCGAATGCAATCGCTTCGAATTTTGTCCAGAAGTAACAGCGAAAGCGATTCGCATGGGTTTGGACATTCATGAAGTTCCCATTAACTATGCCCCGCGAAGCAAAAAAGAAGGCAAAAAAATTCGATGGACAGACGGCGTTGAAGCATTTTGGACGCTCTTGAGACACAGATTTTCGAAGTTTTAG
- a CDS encoding P-II family nitrogen regulator has product MKKIDCIVRVNKLEEVKTALEEAGIFGLTTEAVRGHGRQQGRTELYRGSTYSVNLLPKVRIEVVLRDDQVEKAIEAILQAARTGEIGDGKIFISEVTDVIRIRTGERGEAAL; this is encoded by the coding sequence ATGAAAAAGATAGACTGCATCGTAAGAGTAAACAAACTGGAAGAGGTGAAAACCGCTCTCGAAGAGGCGGGGATTTTCGGATTGACTACCGAAGCGGTCAGAGGGCATGGACGCCAGCAAGGAAGAACGGAACTCTATCGCGGAAGCACTTATTCTGTGAACTTGCTTCCTAAGGTTCGAATCGAAGTCGTTCTTCGCGACGACCAAGTCGAGAAAGCAATCGAAGCGATCCTGCAGGCGGCGCGAACAGGGGAAATCGGAGACGGGAAAATATTTATCAGTGAAGTTACCGATGTAATCCGCATACGAACAGGAGAAAGAGGAGAGGCTGCGTTGTAG
- a CDS encoding glycosyltransferase family 39 protein — protein MITYLKRNPLIAILVLAFLLRILYTFGYARGIMGIAPEKEETDGYHLIAENLYHGYGYRLVLERPPTLERPPGYPLFLYLLFELFGIRYEIAQFSHALLGVLCCWILFHLGKWIHSDKLGLTCAFLLAIYPPSIEYSARLYSENFYFPLFLAFAYFFCRSSWLGSVGNGFLTGLLWGASILTRGTLLLLPLVIPFGIAFSKHHRVLSRWSKWSIPAILGAALIVFPWTYRNYLLTESFVPVSSWGWAPFYHGIQVSKRMLEWGDLYRVDKDAAKTRYEIVLKRLYDGDEAKAYASPKDYLKHEKVAQELVMEELKANPLGAVGRGFLGIFFTWFQTLGAKLRVFSLIIHLPLMVLFVWGAFLMAKKHHDAFVRAYPALGLILYVNLFQAFVYPHVRYMAPAISLSFIFSGFVLYEIFQNKLSFFSKSVN, from the coding sequence ATGATTACCTACCTAAAACGCAATCCGCTCATCGCGATATTGGTTTTGGCTTTTCTCCTGAGAATTCTCTACACATTCGGCTACGCGCGCGGTATTATGGGGATTGCACCTGAAAAAGAAGAAACGGACGGATATCATCTTATCGCAGAAAATCTTTATCATGGTTACGGATATAGATTAGTTTTAGAAAGACCACCTACTCTGGAACGCCCCCCCGGATATCCTCTTTTTCTTTACCTCCTCTTCGAACTCTTCGGAATCCGTTACGAGATCGCACAGTTTAGTCACGCACTTCTCGGTGTCTTATGCTGTTGGATTCTTTTTCATCTCGGCAAATGGATTCATTCGGATAAGTTGGGTCTTACCTGCGCGTTTCTTCTCGCGATTTATCCACCATCCATAGAATATTCCGCTCGGCTTTATTCTGAAAACTTCTACTTCCCTCTGTTTCTTGCTTTTGCTTATTTCTTTTGTCGGTCGTCATGGCTCGGTTCAGTGGGGAATGGATTTTTAACAGGATTATTATGGGGGGCGAGTATATTGACGAGAGGAACTCTTTTGCTCTTACCGCTCGTGATTCCTTTCGGAATCGCCTTTTCGAAACATCATCGAGTTTTGTCGCGATGGTCGAAGTGGAGTATCCCCGCAATATTAGGTGCCGCTCTCATCGTATTTCCATGGACTTACCGGAATTATTTGCTCACAGAGTCTTTTGTTCCCGTCTCGAGTTGGGGCTGGGCACCCTTCTATCATGGGATTCAAGTTTCGAAAAGAATGCTCGAGTGGGGCGATTTATATCGAGTAGACAAAGATGCGGCAAAAACACGTTACGAGATCGTTTTAAAAAGGCTTTATGACGGAGACGAAGCGAAGGCTTACGCATCCCCGAAGGATTATTTGAAACACGAAAAAGTTGCCCAAGAATTGGTTATGGAGGAATTGAAAGCGAACCCGCTGGGAGCAGTCGGTCGAGGGTTTTTAGGGATTTTCTTCACATGGTTTCAAACTTTGGGAGCGAAGTTGAGGGTTTTCAGTTTGATTATCCATTTACCCTTAATGGTTCTATTCGTCTGGGGGGCGTTTCTCATGGCGAAGAAACACCATGACGCTTTCGTTCGCGCCTATCCTGCGCTCGGGCTAATCTTGTATGTAAATTTGTTTCAAGCCTTCGTTTATCCCCATGTACGGTACATGGCTCCCGCTATTTCGTTGTCGTTCATCTTTTCTGGATTCGTTTTGTATGAAATATTTCAAAACAAACTTAGCTTTTTTAGCAAATCGGTAAATTAA
- a CDS encoding PEP-CTERM sorting domain-containing protein, protein MKTKVARILFVPGLIAAFAPSYALFFEFNVLVTGDLPGGTAPWATLSITDSGVDMVDMTLTHSASSAAPQFVTELLLNIEPFPSDLNLIESSPTIVGWEFDEDDINDAGGMFDMQVDFETSNSGDRLNPGESVTFQVTGTGLDANDFNAFSKGNLNVLGMVHIQGINGEGSGKVAAVPEPASILALIGAFGILAARRRVQ, encoded by the coding sequence GTGAAGACTAAAGTTGCTCGCATTCTCTTTGTGCCCGGGCTAATTGCAGCCTTTGCGCCTTCCTATGCGTTGTTTTTCGAGTTCAATGTTCTCGTGACCGGAGATCTGCCTGGAGGAACAGCCCCATGGGCGACCCTCTCGATCACAGATTCCGGTGTAGACATGGTGGATATGACACTTACGCACAGCGCCAGCTCTGCTGCTCCGCAATTCGTTACCGAATTGCTGCTTAACATCGAACCTTTCCCTTCGGATCTAAACCTCATCGAATCCAGCCCTACAATCGTAGGATGGGAATTCGACGAAGATGACATAAACGATGCCGGCGGAATGTTCGATATGCAGGTGGATTTCGAGACCTCTAACAGTGGTGATAGGTTAAACCCTGGTGAAAGTGTTACCTTCCAAGTTACCGGTACTGGGCTCGACGCAAATGACTTCAACGCATTCTCGAAGGGAAATCTCAACGTTCTCGGTATGGTGCACATACAGGGGATAAACGGTGAGGGCTCTGGTAAGGTTGCTGCTGTTCCTGAACCTGCGTCAATCCTTGCTTTGATTGGCGCGTTTGGTATCTTAGCGGCAAGAAGGCGTGTTCAATAA
- a CDS encoding MgtC/SapB family protein, translating to MQSFEALLEKDSLLAAFEILLKLGIAAILSGIVGWEREIHGRPAGIRTHMLVCIGVVIFGEVSKSFPTQDPSRIAAQIVTGIGFLGAGTILRTGGTVLGLTTAASLWAVSGIGLAVSTGGYFYWVAVFGTILCLLTLTVVNQFEKFFAKDTHTHDLIVIASSRDIVLQIVPAIEKLGGKLSSIKIEDAEGGVRVSLSIRGARERILETISSMGGVLSATWGEHS from the coding sequence ATGCAAAGTTTCGAGGCGTTGTTGGAAAAAGATTCCCTTTTGGCGGCTTTCGAGATTTTGCTGAAATTAGGAATCGCAGCAATTCTCAGCGGCATCGTCGGTTGGGAGCGGGAGATTCATGGACGCCCTGCCGGCATCAGGACGCACATGCTGGTCTGTATAGGCGTCGTTATTTTCGGTGAAGTAAGTAAGTCGTTTCCAACCCAGGACCCAAGCAGAATCGCAGCACAGATCGTCACAGGAATCGGGTTTTTAGGCGCAGGAACGATTTTGAGGACGGGTGGCACTGTACTCGGCCTCACGACTGCGGCGAGCCTTTGGGCGGTTTCCGGAATCGGGCTCGCTGTTAGCACGGGCGGATATTTTTATTGGGTAGCCGTTTTCGGGACAATTTTGTGTCTTTTGACTCTTACCGTCGTCAATCAATTCGAGAAGTTTTTTGCCAAAGATACGCATACGCATGACCTCATTGTAATCGCGAGTTCTCGCGACATCGTTTTGCAAATCGTTCCGGCAATCGAGAAATTGGGAGGCAAGTTGAGTTCTATAAAAATCGAAGATGCAGAAGGGGGGGTGCGCGTTTCGCTGAGCATTCGAGGTGCGAGAGAACGAATTTTAGAAACGATTAGTAGTATGGGAGGAGTGTTGTCTGCTACATGGGGCGAACATTCTTGA